In Miscanthus floridulus cultivar M001 chromosome 19, ASM1932011v1, whole genome shotgun sequence, the DNA window TTCTGACTATTTTAGTGTCTGCAAAAAGACTTATATTCAAGGGAATCAGTAAACACAACCAAAAAATAGTATACCATTTTCTGAAACACAGGTAGAAACCATAATCTGTATATGTTTGAAACTATATGACTAGTAGAATAACTAAATAAGAACCCAATGCAAAACCCAAGAGGATTTTGATGCAGCAACTAGCCAACTATGTATATTTAAAACTACAGATAAGTATCTGAACATCTGAACTAAAGTATACGGTAGGCAAATTACAGTTTCTAAACATCTGGCATGCAACAACAAGTTCACTGATCTATCATAGCAAAGGCCAAACTACAAAACTGCACACTTTATCGTGGTCGCAAAATCTGTCCACGATGTAATACGTTTATTGGAGTCTAGTAGCTAGGGCAGCTCGGCCTTCTCGTGATGGCTCCTCGCCACCACGGTTGTTCCGCTTTGTAATGTTTCCTCCAAAactctcttaatgaaaaacgggcaATAAGCCCAATCGAGAGAAAAAAGTATTCAAGTaagcatatgtattcttattAGTATGATCAATCGAACACCTTTCATGAGAAGAGAAACAGACAGTGCTGCAGAGATTACCAGGAAAAAAACCCCAGCAAGTTCTTACCTGGTGAATCAGTGGTGAGGACGACGATGTCCATGGCCTGCTCATTGGAAGGCAGGTCGATGACCAGAGGAGTTAGCCGCCCGTTGGAGCCGGCCCGCACGCACAGCGTGATGCTTAGGACGTTGGCTTCACCCACACCCAGTTGGGCCGCTAAATCTCTCCTCAGGTGGGACACGGACCGCCCATCGAACTGTAGCATTCTCCAGACGAGCGGGTTGATGTTCCCCTGATCGTCCGCCCGCATATAGTGGATCGTCCGCCGAAGCACCGCATGCGGCTGGACGCCCCGGCGTCGGCGGCGGATCGGGCCACCGACGGGCACCGCTGGAGCCTGATGCAGTGGAGCAGAACACTGGTGTTTAGGAAACCAAAACAAGCAGGCGACACTGGCAACTCTGAATATACGTTGCGATCAGAACACAATGTTCAGACGTAGATAACCAGAGAGATGTGGCAAGAAAATAACAAGGACAGACAACCATCCATAGCGAATAGCCAGAATTCTCAGGAAAACACATCATGGGAAGGAATTCAAATGATGACAAGAACTCAGCAGCCTAATGAACCAACGCAAGATTATTAGGAATATTCCAAGAAAGGTTGCGAAGTTAGTTTCTTGAACTGACAGTTTGGATAGCTAGTACGAAATGGGAAGACGGACAGGTGTAATCTCATCAAGAACTGCTCCCTGATAAGACAAAAGAAAGGCAGAGGAAAGAATTCAATAACCCAGAACCATTTCTCCCTAAGAGAATGCAGTAATCTTTTAGCCCACAATGTGCAAAGATTTGATTGCATCAAGATTCAGTAACTAACAGCCTCATCAGTAACAAGGAGAAGAACCCAATGATCAAGTTTGAGTGGTTCTTGAAACTGAAGAACAAGTCGCAGAGTCGACAGATTCCAAGAGCCGTTCTACGCCCGGATAAATACCATGCGAGGACGAATCCAAAGCAGAGGAGACGGCGAACTCACCGGAATTACAGGCGGAAGTTCAGGCTGGTCCGCTCTCGAGAGAATGGGTCCAACGGTCAATGGGACTCTTGGATGGACGTCTATCGGTGGCGTCCAACCACTTCCTGATTGGTGGGCGCTCGTCGTACAACACTATAAAGGGAGGTGGAGGTCAGGGCTCCACCAACAAGGTTAATCTAAGCCGCCGTAACCGACCTATATAGAAACCCTATCTGATCTAAACAGaagggtgctgccagcgatgggaagccCCATCGACTTTACCGTCACCTCTGCAGTGCCACCACCGAGACACTGGACCGCGTCTCTACCGCACGGCGTTCGACTACACCGCCACGCCGCCGACGGCCACATCATTGCGGCGCTATGGCCGCAACAGCCTTAGGGCAAGGTACATGACGCTTCTCCATCTAAATTAAGAtattacccgctagatctacaacCAGAGGTTTAGAACTTGCTatcaatggtatcggagccagtTTCTAGTGTAGATCGAAAATAGGGGTAGAATcactaaccctaatgacatggACCGAGAGCGAGAGGGACTCACTGAGCTCCTCCGCCGCCATCAACACCACCGTCGCGCGGGAAGGAGACGCAGAGCCTTCGCCGGGATCGCGGGATTAGGGCCCCACCGTCGAGTGGCATCCGAACCCTAGAACCAAAATTCTgagcaaaaccctaaccctaatccccaaatcaGACAAATCCGAGAAGAACGAAGCAAGatccaggcaaagaagaagaaggggaaagaggAAGAGGCCTACCTCGCTGTGCACCACGCTGCCGCCTCGTCGGCACGTGGGAAGAAGGCCGAGAGGGGCGACTACTCGTTGGTCTTGCACGGGCTCTAGCCAAGGGCGCCGTGGCTAGGCCCCTCGATGGCGGCGCGCTCATCCATTGGGgagcgcgcgcgccggcgagggagcCGACGACGGCGCCATACTCCACTGCACTCTCGCTCTCTGTCGTTGCGCGCTGAAGTGAGAGAAGGAGAGGGTGGAGAGTGAGGCTAGGGTTAAAGGGGGCCAGCTGCGCAGGGGGAGCGAGGTCTCGCCGCCATGAACGACGGTGCCGCCATCTCCCTCAGGCCGTCACGGGCAGTCACCATCGCATCTCACTCGGGTGCGGGGAGAAAGCGAAGAGAGGGGAGGGAGACGGAATGACCTAGGGTTTCGGTGGCCGGCCGTCGCATCACGTCTTTTGATCCGCCGAGAAGGCCATGTGACCGTCGATGGAGATCGGACGGCGCAGAAGCAACGGGCCAGAGGCCGGCCTAGGCGGGCGTGAGTGGGCAGGCGGCTTTgctggcccaggcctaggttgtggcGTGGGAGGCACAGCGCGCACGCAAGCAGAGCAGGCCGGGCCGGATTTCGCTGGACTAGGCCGCGCGCTGCTGCGCTATGAAGCTTGGCCACATGCTATTTTCCTTAGGCCGGGCCAAATGAACAGTATCTAATGTTTTAAGTTTTTGTTTATTTTCAGAAGCAGTTTTGACCATTTTCATAAGTAAATTTCGatgaattttgtcaagttttaaatctctgtcaaaatttgaaccaacgggataattttttcagagagtagatgagtaaagtaaaatgcttctgaaaagtaaaTAAAGAATttctcatgtttccgctgcaaaatttaatgtttattatcttctatttaaattcgaaccaactagagaatttaatttgaagagcagttatatttagaaAATTATGATCATGttgatcctctaattaaattggaaccaacaaaaaaaatttaattagaggagtagtcagTTTTTGTTTAtgtaagattatggtattgttattttctgaccaacgttgatgatgacaatattataacgaatttaagtttgaagtttaaatctctgataaattttacaccaacgtggtgaattttccagagagtagataaggaccaagaaatgcacctgaactaaaagaatgtattcCATTTAGTTTTCGCTGCAATGAAGTTggttatcttctaattaaattcaaaccaacgggaaaatttaattttgaagagtagttatatggattttAAGTTAATttctgagttttatgcattaattctattttctgctcaacggtgatgtagaattg includes these proteins:
- the LOC136526711 gene encoding uncharacterized protein — encoded protein: MRADDQGNINPLVWRMLQFDGRSVSHLRRDLAAQLGVGEANVLSITLCVRAGSNGRLTPLVIDLPSNEQAMDIVVLTTDSPAAEALVHPNVGAP